In a single window of the Deinococcus aetherius genome:
- a CDS encoding CAP domain-containing protein, which yields MRSLLRGTLLSLLLTGVAHSQAGPPPGVRTALEGTFSRCGLHLVRSAHLDRVAAAYARLGTVKQAAAVAGYAYQKMQGLRMNGPLSFIVQSVGERCVEFREAQLIAYGVAPYGRGYALIVADPRIPPNLRGPSTEGKALLNATNAVRAKGADCGGKWMPPAPPLAWDDRLFAAAQLYAQRLATLNFTGHIDPYTGQGPQDRAQRVGFRGAVGENLQHGRNTALLAVQSLVTSPGHCENMLDPRWTVMGGSYWASENSNYGIHWVQLFGRF from the coding sequence ATGCGAAGTCTCCTGCGCGGCACCTTGCTCAGCCTTCTCCTCACAGGCGTGGCCCACTCGCAAGCCGGTCCCCCACCGGGCGTGCGCACTGCCCTCGAAGGCACCTTCTCCCGGTGCGGACTGCACCTCGTCCGCAGCGCTCATCTTGACCGGGTGGCGGCGGCCTATGCCCGCCTCGGTACGGTGAAGCAGGCCGCCGCAGTGGCTGGCTACGCCTATCAGAAGATGCAGGGGTTGCGGATGAACGGTCCCCTCTCCTTCATCGTGCAGTCCGTCGGGGAACGCTGTGTCGAGTTCCGCGAAGCACAACTCATCGCCTACGGTGTCGCTCCCTACGGCCGGGGCTACGCCCTGATCGTCGCCGACCCCAGAATTCCCCCCAATCTTCGAGGCCCTTCCACGGAGGGCAAGGCTCTGCTGAACGCCACCAACGCGGTTCGGGCAAAGGGCGCCGACTGCGGCGGGAAGTGGATGCCCCCCGCGCCTCCGCTGGCCTGGGACGACCGGCTGTTCGCTGCCGCGCAACTCTACGCCCAGCGGCTGGCGACCCTGAACTTTACCGGCCACATCGACCCATACACCGGCCAGGGCCCGCAGGACAGAGCGCAACGGGTGGGCTTTCGGGGTGCCGTCGGGGAGAACCTGCAACATGGGCGCAACACCGCGCTGCTGGCAGTGCAGAGCCTGGTGACCAGCCCAGGGCACTGCGAGAACATGCTTGACCCCCGCTGGACGGTGATGGGGGGAAGTTACTGGGCCAGCGAGAACAGCAACTATGGCATCCACTGGGTGCAGCTCTTCGGGCGGTTCTGA